A stretch of Faecalibacterium duncaniae DNA encodes these proteins:
- a CDS encoding putative manganese-dependent inorganic diphosphatase has product MPKEAHKVVVIGHRNPDTDSICSAIAYAELKNRTSTLVCEPRRAGKMNQETEFVLKKFGVTPPRMCTDVNPKIRDVDYREMPGIPGSTSLRRAWKIMRDQQIDTLSITSADNELEGIITVKDLATANMDVFDTAVLAKSRTSYKNILETLNGTMVVGNADAVCTTGHIKIGTATPEMLESSVEKGDIVILSNRYESQLCAIEKEASLLIICNGAKVGRTIQRIADETGVAIMTTPVDTYAAGKLISQCAPISYYMTRDNILKFTLVTPVADVLRVMAKVRHRYFPILDEEGKYCGMVSRRNVIALRKRRIILVDHNEATQAVEGFDQAEILEIIDHHRIGSLETSGPVYFRNQPVGCTATIITQMYDENGVDIPPQIAGLLLAAILSDTLAFRSPTCTPVDENAAKRLAKIAGVDIEEFSTEMFEAGEKLDGKTPEEVFLQDFKVFMCGDIRFGVAQGSYMTRKNLQAAQALLQPYLEEARNKQNVEDLYMLLTDVPKEESVVICTGRYAAEVLSNGFESRPAADGSWTLPGVVSRKKQFIPAMMSAYQEL; this is encoded by the coding sequence ATGCCAAAAGAAGCACACAAGGTCGTGGTCATCGGGCACCGCAACCCCGATACCGATTCCATCTGCTCCGCCATTGCCTATGCGGAGCTCAAAAACCGCACCAGCACGCTGGTCTGCGAGCCGCGCCGTGCCGGTAAAATGAATCAGGAGACCGAGTTCGTCCTGAAAAAATTCGGTGTCACGCCGCCCCGGATGTGCACCGACGTGAACCCCAAGATCCGGGACGTGGATTACCGCGAGATGCCGGGCATCCCGGGCTCCACCAGCCTGCGCCGCGCATGGAAGATCATGCGCGACCAGCAGATCGACACCCTGTCCATCACCAGCGCGGACAACGAGCTGGAGGGCATCATCACCGTGAAGGATCTTGCCACCGCCAACATGGACGTGTTCGATACCGCTGTGCTGGCCAAGAGCCGTACCTCTTATAAGAACATCCTTGAAACGCTGAACGGCACCATGGTGGTGGGCAATGCCGACGCGGTCTGCACCACCGGCCACATCAAGATCGGCACCGCCACCCCCGAGATGCTGGAAAGCAGCGTGGAAAAGGGGGATATCGTCATTCTGAGCAACCGGTACGAAAGCCAGCTCTGCGCCATTGAAAAGGAAGCCTCCCTGCTCATCATCTGCAATGGGGCCAAGGTGGGCCGCACCATCCAGCGCATTGCCGATGAGACCGGCGTTGCCATTATGACCACCCCCGTGGATACCTACGCGGCGGGCAAGCTCATCAGCCAGTGCGCCCCCATCTCCTATTATATGACCCGGGACAACATCCTCAAATTCACCCTCGTCACCCCCGTGGCCGATGTGCTGCGGGTGATGGCAAAGGTGCGCCACCGCTATTTCCCCATCCTCGATGAGGAAGGCAAATACTGCGGCATGGTCAGCCGCCGCAACGTCATTGCCCTGCGCAAGCGGCGCATCATTCTGGTGGACCACAACGAGGCCACCCAGGCCGTGGAGGGCTTTGATCAGGCCGAGATCCTGGAGATCATTGACCACCACCGCATCGGCAGTCTGGAGACCAGCGGGCCGGTCTACTTCCGCAACCAGCCCGTGGGCTGCACCGCCACCATCATCACCCAGATGTACGATGAAAACGGTGTGGACATCCCGCCCCAGATCGCGGGCCTGCTGCTGGCGGCCATCCTCTCGGATACGCTGGCCTTCCGCAGCCCCACCTGCACCCCCGTGGATGAAAACGCCGCCAAACGTCTGGCCAAGATCGCAGGCGTGGATATCGAAGAGTTTTCCACCGAAATGTTCGAGGCTGGTGAAAAACTGGACGGCAAGACCCCCGAAGAGGTCTTTTTGCAGGACTTCAAGGTGTTCATGTGCGGCGATATCCGCTTTGGCGTGGCGCAGGGCAGCTACATGACCCGCAAAAACCTGCAGGCCGCCCAGGCGCTGCTCCAGCCTTATCTGGAGGAGGCCCGCAACAAGCAGAACGTGGAGGACCTCTACATGCTGCTGACCGATGTGCCCAAGGAGGAGAGCGTGGTCATCTGCACCGGCCGCTACGCCGCCGAGGTGTTGAGCAACGGCTTTGAGAGCCGGCCCGCTGCCGACGGCAGCTGGACGCTGCCCGGCGTGGTCAGCCGCAAAAAGCAATTCATCCCCGCCATGATGAGCGCCTATCAGGAGCTGTAA
- a CDS encoding MATE family efflux transporter: MTDASTTSRPLFNRQQLISLFLPLVAEQALSISIGLADTLMVSSVGEAAVSGVSLVDSFNVLMIQLLSALATGGAVVASQYIGHREPKRAKASAAQIMFIMISLSVVTAVIVAVGRHAILRGIFGSIDADVMRYAETYFLLSALSYPFIGVYNAGAALFRAQGNSKISMLSSLVMNVVNIGGNAILIYRFGMGVMGAATASLVSRMIACFTVMFLLQKPDCALRIDHLTDLKPDLDLIKRILKVGIPAGIENGMFQIGKLSVSSLTSTLGTAAIAANAVAGNISSFLNVPASAVGIGALTVVGQCLGAGEKVQAKRYSRLLLLTAYAGDWLMNLSGLFFLNKLALSWFNLSPDAYGMALELMVWFNAVSLILWPSSFTLPNILRAAGDAAFTMTVSVISMWVFRVAFCYLMVLKFHCGLLFIWIGMFLDWAMRSLFFCVRFVHGRWMEQKVI; this comes from the coding sequence ATGACAGACGCATCGACCACATCAAGACCGCTGTTCAACCGTCAACAGCTCATCTCACTTTTCCTGCCGCTGGTGGCAGAGCAGGCCCTCAGCATCTCCATCGGTCTGGCGGACACCCTGATGGTCTCCTCGGTGGGCGAAGCCGCCGTTTCGGGCGTGAGCCTGGTGGACTCCTTCAATGTGCTGATGATCCAGCTGCTCAGCGCACTGGCCACCGGCGGCGCGGTGGTCGCCAGCCAGTACATCGGCCACCGGGAGCCCAAACGGGCCAAGGCCAGCGCCGCACAGATCATGTTCATTATGATCTCGCTCAGCGTGGTCACCGCCGTCATCGTGGCGGTGGGACGGCACGCCATCCTGCGGGGCATCTTCGGCTCCATTGACGCGGATGTGATGCGCTACGCCGAGACCTATTTCCTGCTCTCGGCCCTGAGCTATCCTTTTATTGGCGTGTACAACGCCGGTGCGGCCCTGTTCCGCGCCCAGGGCAACAGTAAGATCAGTATGCTTTCCAGCCTGGTGATGAACGTGGTGAACATTGGCGGCAACGCCATCCTGATCTACCGGTTCGGCATGGGCGTGATGGGTGCGGCCACCGCCAGCCTCGTGAGCCGGATGATCGCCTGCTTCACCGTGATGTTCCTGCTGCAGAAGCCGGACTGTGCGCTGCGCATCGACCACCTCACCGACCTGAAGCCTGACCTCGACCTCATCAAGCGCATCCTGAAAGTCGGCATCCCCGCCGGCATCGAGAACGGCATGTTCCAGATCGGCAAGCTGTCGGTCTCCAGCCTGACCAGCACGCTGGGCACCGCCGCCATTGCCGCAAACGCCGTGGCAGGCAACATCTCCAGCTTCCTGAACGTGCCCGCCTCCGCCGTTGGCATCGGCGCGCTGACCGTTGTGGGCCAGTGTCTGGGTGCCGGGGAAAAGGTGCAGGCCAAGCGCTATTCTCGCCTGCTGCTCCTGACCGCCTACGCCGGGGACTGGCTGATGAACCTTTCCGGCCTGTTCTTCCTGAACAAGCTGGCGCTCTCCTGGTTCAACCTCTCGCCGGATGCCTACGGCATGGCGCTGGAGCTGATGGTCTGGTTCAACGCTGTATCGCTGATCCTGTGGCCCTCCAGCTTCACCCTGCCCAACATCCTGCGCGCCGCCGGAGATGCCGCCTTTACCATGACGGTCAGCGTCATCTCCATGTGGGTGTTCCGGGTGGCCTTCTGCTACCTGATGGTGCTCAAGTTCCACTGCGGCCTGCTGTTCATCTGGATTGGCATGTTCCTGGATTGGGCCATGCGCTCGCTGTTCTTCTGCGTCCGCTTTGTCCACGGCAGGTGGATGGAACAAAAGGTGATCTGA
- a CDS encoding phosphatase PAP2 family protein, with protein MRNWFSRHPVSFMAFYLLFYLSAFHWLEVHIAVPDVLVHCHLDDLIPFCKYAIVPYFAWFLWIPFTLFYLLWKAPRADFWRLCLPLFAGMTIALACYVILPTGLDLRPYRVYGSDLFAQAVRMLYATDTPLNVCPSIHVFNSVTLMMAYYRSRIFETPGRRWMRPASAVLCMSIIASTVLLKQHSCIDVLLGILLAMALDTGMTALERSDARALQRL; from the coding sequence ATGCGCAACTGGTTTTCCCGCCATCCCGTTTCGTTCATGGCGTTTTATCTCCTGTTTTACCTTTCGGCGTTCCATTGGCTCGAAGTCCATATTGCCGTGCCCGATGTTCTGGTGCACTGCCATCTGGACGACCTGATCCCCTTTTGCAAATATGCCATCGTGCCCTACTTTGCGTGGTTTTTGTGGATCCCGTTCACCCTGTTCTACCTGCTGTGGAAAGCGCCCCGGGCCGACTTCTGGCGGCTCTGCCTGCCCCTGTTTGCGGGCATGACCATTGCGCTGGCCTGCTATGTCATCCTGCCCACCGGGCTGGATCTGCGGCCCTACCGGGTATACGGCAGCGACCTCTTTGCTCAGGCCGTGCGGATGCTCTATGCCACCGACACGCCCCTCAACGTCTGCCCCTCCATCCATGTGTTCAACTCGGTCACCCTGATGATGGCCTACTACCGCAGCCGCATCTTTGAAACGCCGGGCCGCCGCTGGATGCGGCCTGCTTCGGCGGTACTGTGTATGTCCATCATTGCGTCCACCGTTCTGCTCAAGCAACACAGCTGCATTGATGTATTGCTGGGCATCCTCCTGGCCATGGCGCTGGATACCGGCATGACCGCACTGGAACGCAGCGACGCAAGAGCCTTGCAGCGGCTGTGA
- a CDS encoding leucine-rich repeat domain-containing protein — protein sequence MQDVFVQQTTLTVPASHAEHGEDYVIEWQDPVMEKHVRKWLDRPKGDIYHSDVWDYQRVSINSGTGVGDLIVKDAPDGVDIGRNVNSNEQLAACAVSVEGTYDPVTSLADLRHFDSLQVLSVNNRRGAPPITDLTGLEECKNLMLLSVPSVESSAFPTFAKLDSVVELKYGSDGIRADSNVSDLSALAQMKSLKMLWITGSEVDLTQLAGADLRVLRLDVTRIGSLEPLKQMENLSFLQLCQGPEIDSFAPLAESSVQYLSMSLSQGAQEAYKDMDYTPLTQMPQLIWLDLTNNITFDTETCKKLLANDTALKYLKISYTSAAKDAEELDTAHLKEFTAPAP from the coding sequence ATGCAGGATGTTTTCGTTCAGCAGACGACACTTACGGTTCCGGCCAGTCACGCCGAGCATGGGGAGGATTATGTCATTGAGTGGCAGGACCCTGTGATGGAAAAGCACGTCCGGAAATGGCTTGACCGCCCGAAGGGAGATATCTATCACAGCGATGTCTGGGATTATCAGCGGGTCTCGATAAATTCCGGAACCGGCGTAGGGGATCTCATCGTCAAAGATGCACCGGATGGGGTGGACATTGGAAGAAACGTCAACAGCAATGAGCAGCTGGCAGCCTGCGCAGTCAGCGTAGAGGGAACGTATGATCCGGTGACCTCTCTGGCAGACCTGCGGCATTTTGACAGCTTGCAGGTATTGTCGGTCAATAATAGAAGGGGAGCCCCACCCATTACAGATCTGACAGGTCTGGAGGAATGCAAAAATCTGATGCTTTTGAGTGTGCCCAGTGTGGAGAGCAGCGCATTCCCGACCTTTGCAAAGCTGGATTCTGTGGTAGAGCTGAAGTATGGCAGTGACGGGATCCGGGCGGATTCCAATGTCTCCGACCTTTCGGCGCTGGCGCAGATGAAGTCGCTGAAGATGCTGTGGATCACCGGCAGTGAGGTCGATCTGACCCAGCTGGCCGGAGCTGACTTGCGGGTCCTGAGACTGGACGTGACCCGGATCGGTTCGCTGGAACCGCTGAAGCAGATGGAAAATCTGAGCTTTCTGCAGCTGTGCCAAGGGCCGGAGATCGACAGCTTTGCCCCGCTGGCGGAGAGCAGTGTGCAGTATCTGAGTATGTCTCTCTCTCAGGGTGCACAGGAAGCCTACAAGGACATGGATTATACTCCCCTGACCCAGATGCCGCAGCTGATCTGGCTGGATCTGACCAACAACATCACGTTTGATACGGAAACCTGCAAAAAATTGCTGGCAAACGATACAGCCCTGAAATATCTGAAAATTTCCTATACATCAGCGGCCAAAGATGCCGAAGAGCTGGATACAGCGCACCTGAAAGAGTTCACTGCTCCGGCTCCGTAA
- the gluQRS gene encoding tRNA glutamyl-Q(34) synthetase GluQRS produces the protein MSAVTGRFAPSPSGRLHLGNLACSLLAWLSARSQGGRIVLRIEDLDAERCPRKYADALEEDLRWLGLVWDEGGSSGGPNGPYYQSECAAIYTESYNKLEAQGLVYPCFCSRAQLHAASAPHTSDGNVIYPGTCRGLTAEQIAEKRKKKAPAYRLMVPDEDITFTDGCMGPHTENLLRDCGDFYLRRADGVFAYQLAVVVDDARMGVTEVVRGADLLSSTARQLYLYRLLGLPAPKFAHCPLLLAPDGRRLSKRDGDQSLENLRAKYTAEEIVGRLAFAYGLQPEPAPRTPESLIPDFSWDKVPKQDIYLPENLF, from the coding sequence GTGAGCGCTGTGACCGGGCGCTTTGCCCCCAGCCCCAGCGGGCGGCTGCATCTGGGCAATCTGGCCTGCAGCCTGCTGGCCTGGCTCAGCGCCAGAAGTCAGGGCGGGCGCATCGTTCTGCGCATTGAGGATCTGGATGCCGAGCGCTGCCCCCGCAAATATGCCGACGCACTGGAAGAGGACCTGCGCTGGCTGGGCCTTGTCTGGGACGAGGGCGGCAGCAGCGGCGGCCCCAACGGCCCCTATTACCAGAGCGAGTGCGCCGCCATCTACACCGAGAGCTATAACAAACTGGAAGCACAGGGCCTTGTTTACCCCTGTTTCTGCTCCCGTGCCCAGCTCCATGCCGCCAGTGCACCCCACACCTCCGACGGCAATGTGATCTATCCCGGCACCTGCCGGGGGCTGACGGCGGAGCAGATCGCCGAAAAGCGCAAAAAGAAAGCCCCGGCCTACCGTCTCATGGTGCCTGACGAGGACATCACCTTCACCGATGGCTGTATGGGCCCCCACACCGAGAACCTGCTCCGCGACTGCGGGGATTTCTACCTCCGCCGCGCCGATGGCGTGTTTGCCTACCAGCTGGCTGTGGTGGTGGATGATGCCCGGATGGGGGTCACGGAGGTGGTGCGGGGCGCGGACCTGCTCTCTTCGACCGCGCGGCAGCTTTACCTCTACCGTCTGCTGGGCCTGCCCGCCCCAAAGTTTGCCCATTGCCCGCTCCTGCTGGCTCCCGATGGCCGCCGCCTGTCCAAACGGGACGGCGACCAGAGCCTGGAAAATCTCCGGGCAAAGTATACGGCGGAAGAGATCGTGGGCAGGCTTGCCTTTGCCTATGGTCTCCAACCTGAACCGGCTCCCCGCACCCCGGAAAGCCTGATCCCAGACTTTTCCTGGGACAAGGTGCCCAAGCAGGATATCTACCTGCCGGAAAATCTGTTTTAA
- a CDS encoding M18 family aminopeptidase, with amino-acid sequence MQNNTFSVEGLFDFLNAGVSAFHSTAAAVKLLEENGYQNCPESAAWELVPGGRYYTTRNGSAVLAWRMPKGELTGWHVTASHSDSPTWRIKQLDGGKDAVFAKAETEGYGGMIMPTWLDRPLSVAGRILVRTENGIRSLLLHPDRALAVIPNLCIHFNHDLNNGMKYNPQVDLQPIFGEAGSTLRDALAEEAGVKAEDIVDADLVLCTREKAERVGLKGEYFMSGRIDDLECAYTTLWGFLQGRGEEEGRGDMWVMFDNEEVGSSSRQGAQGTLMANVLARIEEKLGVTREQSIRACTNSLLLSADNGHATHPNHPEKSDPANVAVMGGGVLLKYNARQTYTTSGFTGAAFAEICKKAGVPVQVAANRADVPGGSTLGNLLGHQILIPMVDIGLAQLAMHSAMETASCKDAEYMAKAVAEFYNTPISQPVDGEWKLGL; translated from the coding sequence ATGCAGAATAACACCTTTTCCGTCGAAGGTCTCTTCGACTTTCTGAACGCCGGTGTCAGCGCCTTCCACTCCACGGCTGCGGCTGTGAAGCTCCTGGAGGAAAACGGCTACCAGAACTGCCCCGAGAGCGCAGCCTGGGAGCTGGTGCCCGGCGGCAGATATTACACCACCCGCAACGGCTCTGCCGTGCTGGCATGGCGGATGCCCAAGGGCGAGCTGACCGGCTGGCATGTCACCGCCAGCCACAGCGATTCTCCCACCTGGCGCATCAAGCAGCTGGACGGCGGCAAGGACGCAGTCTTTGCCAAGGCGGAGACCGAGGGCTACGGCGGCATGATCATGCCCACCTGGCTGGACCGTCCCCTGAGCGTGGCGGGCCGCATTCTGGTCCGCACGGAGAACGGCATCCGGAGCCTGCTGCTCCACCCCGACCGGGCGCTGGCTGTCATCCCCAACCTCTGCATCCACTTCAACCATGACCTGAACAACGGCATGAAGTACAACCCTCAGGTGGATCTGCAGCCCATCTTTGGTGAGGCAGGCTCCACCCTGCGGGATGCTCTGGCTGAGGAGGCCGGGGTCAAGGCTGAGGACATCGTGGACGCTGACTTGGTGCTCTGCACCCGCGAAAAGGCCGAGCGCGTGGGCCTGAAGGGCGAATACTTCATGTCCGGCCGCATCGATGACCTGGAATGCGCCTACACCACCCTGTGGGGCTTCCTGCAGGGCCGCGGCGAGGAGGAAGGCCGGGGCGACATGTGGGTCATGTTCGACAACGAGGAGGTGGGCTCCTCCAGCCGGCAGGGCGCACAGGGCACCCTGATGGCCAATGTGCTGGCCCGCATTGAGGAAAAGCTGGGGGTCACCCGGGAGCAGAGCATCCGTGCCTGCACCAACAGCCTGCTGCTGAGCGCCGACAATGGCCACGCCACCCACCCCAACCACCCCGAAAAGAGCGATCCCGCCAATGTGGCGGTCATGGGCGGCGGTGTGCTGCTGAAGTACAATGCCCGCCAGACCTACACCACCAGCGGCTTTACCGGCGCTGCCTTTGCCGAGATCTGCAAAAAGGCCGGTGTGCCGGTGCAGGTGGCCGCAAACCGCGCGGATGTTCCCGGCGGCTCCACGCTGGGCAACCTGCTGGGCCACCAGATCCTGATCCCCATGGTGGATATCGGTCTGGCACAGCTGGCCATGCATTCCGCAATGGAGACCGCCAGCTGCAAGGATGCCGAGTACATGGCAAAGGCCGTGGCCGAGTTCTATAACACGCCCATCTCCCAGCCTGTGGACGGCGAGTGGAAGCTGGGCCTGTGA
- a CDS encoding PTS transporter subunit EIIC has product MQKFLRRLERFSQSLLSPLSYLSAAGLLLVLGALLTSKPLCQALPVLQWAPLQLIGQLLYNGMMVLINNLSVILCVGVAAVRAKTEKQDAALLALMAYLVFLTANHTALEALGLLAQPNGMTGLAGTGQTTILGIQVVDTGVASGIVLGFAAAWLFNRTCEKQFYGMITQLYSGLRWSFLWLSALAVALGLGFCFVCPPLQRAVSALTGWIAASGNAGVFLYGFLERLLIPTGLHHLIYMPFQFSSLGGSLTVGSVTYTGAYAVCMTEYTMGLPLSDGIVWMYTGFTKTFGYLGIAAAFIFTARRENRARTAAAMIPLAVTASVASITEPIDFLFCFVSPLLWVAHAVITGGFMVLLHVLHVRAFTSNLLGSLVFNLSAGEQLQNMPLLYLLGLAETLTYFAVFSVLIKAKDLPTPGREAALSADQSPYADPQEVCRFIAALGGPENIAQLGNCFTRLRLTVRDASLLDMGALLSLPHKGLVVQGTRVQLVCGLHAAQLRHALEQQLAEMAPV; this is encoded by the coding sequence ATGCAGAAATTTCTGCGGCGGCTGGAACGCTTTTCACAGTCGCTGCTGTCGCCGCTGTCTTATCTTTCGGCGGCGGGCCTGCTGCTGGTGCTGGGAGCGCTGCTCACCAGCAAGCCCTTGTGTCAGGCGCTGCCGGTGCTGCAGTGGGCTCCGCTGCAGCTGATAGGGCAGCTGCTTTACAACGGGATGATGGTGCTCATCAACAACCTCAGCGTCATTCTCTGCGTGGGGGTGGCTGCCGTGCGCGCCAAAACCGAAAAGCAGGATGCCGCCCTGCTGGCGCTGATGGCCTACCTTGTGTTCCTCACAGCCAACCACACCGCGCTGGAAGCGCTGGGACTGCTTGCCCAGCCGAACGGGATGACCGGCCTTGCGGGCACGGGCCAGACCACCATTCTGGGCATTCAGGTGGTGGACACCGGCGTGGCAAGCGGCATCGTGCTGGGCTTTGCGGCGGCGTGGCTCTTCAACCGCACCTGCGAAAAGCAGTTTTATGGCATGATCACCCAGCTCTATTCGGGCCTGCGGTGGTCGTTTTTGTGGCTGTCGGCGCTGGCGGTGGCACTGGGGCTGGGGTTCTGCTTTGTCTGCCCGCCGCTGCAGCGGGCGGTCAGCGCCCTCACGGGCTGGATCGCGGCTTCAGGGAACGCGGGTGTGTTCCTTTACGGCTTTCTGGAACGGCTGCTCATCCCCACCGGCCTGCATCACCTCATCTATATGCCCTTCCAGTTCTCTTCGCTGGGCGGCAGCCTGACCGTAGGCTCTGTGACCTACACAGGCGCTTACGCCGTCTGCATGACCGAGTACACCATGGGTCTGCCCCTCTCGGACGGCATCGTCTGGATGTACACCGGATTCACAAAGACCTTTGGCTATCTGGGCATTGCAGCGGCCTTCATCTTCACGGCCCGCAGGGAGAACCGTGCCCGTACCGCCGCCGCTATGATCCCGCTGGCGGTCACGGCCTCGGTGGCCTCCATCACCGAGCCCATTGATTTTCTGTTCTGCTTCGTTTCGCCCCTGCTCTGGGTGGCCCATGCGGTCATTACGGGCGGCTTTATGGTGCTGCTCCATGTCCTGCATGTCCGGGCCTTTACCTCCAACCTGCTGGGGTCGCTGGTGTTCAACCTGAGCGCCGGGGAGCAGCTGCAGAACATGCCGCTGCTCTATCTGCTGGGCCTTGCGGAGACCCTGACCTACTTTGCCGTGTTCAGCGTCCTCATCAAGGCAAAGGATCTGCCCACCCCGGGCCGGGAAGCAGCCCTTTCCGCAGACCAGTCCCCGTACGCCGACCCGCAGGAGGTGTGCCGGTTTATCGCCGCGCTGGGTGGGCCGGAGAACATCGCCCAGCTGGGAAACTGCTTCACCCGCCTCCGGCTCACGGTGCGGGATGCCTCGCTGCTGGATATGGGGGCTCTGCTCTCTCTGCCCCATAAAGGTCTTGTGGTGCAGGGCACCCGGGTCCAGCTGGTCTGCGGCCTGCACGCCGCCCAGCTCCGCCATGCGCTTGAACAGCAGCTTGCCGAGATGGCCCCGGTGTGA
- a CDS encoding undecaprenyl-diphosphate phosphatase, whose product MFLEILKAILMGIVEGITEWLPISSTGHMILVEQVVKFNASEEFMSMFRVVIQLGAILAVVVLFWNKLWPFGLRHGRVCSKPAVWQLWFKVVAATIPVLIISPLDDWFETRFYNYITVAAMLILYGVLFILVENRRTAPHVTRLEQITYREAFIVGVWQMLAIIPGTSRSGATIVGGLLLGLSRACVAEFTFFLAIPVMAGASLLKVVKFVLSGAAMTGTEIAVLVVGCVVAFVVSLAAIRFLMDYVKRHNFKFFGLYRIVLGLIVLAVAAITAIA is encoded by the coding sequence ATGTTTCTTGAAATACTGAAAGCCATCCTGATGGGCATTGTGGAGGGCATTACCGAGTGGCTGCCCATCTCGTCCACCGGTCACATGATCCTGGTGGAGCAGGTGGTCAAGTTCAACGCCAGCGAGGAGTTTATGTCCATGTTCCGCGTGGTCATCCAGCTGGGTGCCATTCTGGCTGTGGTGGTGCTGTTCTGGAATAAGCTCTGGCCCTTCGGCCTGCGCCATGGCCGCGTCTGCTCCAAACCTGCCGTCTGGCAGCTCTGGTTCAAGGTGGTGGCCGCCACCATCCCGGTGCTCATCATCAGCCCGCTGGACGACTGGTTTGAGACCCGCTTCTACAATTACATCACGGTCGCCGCCATGCTGATCCTGTACGGTGTCCTCTTCATCCTTGTGGAGAACCGCCGCACCGCCCCGCATGTCACCCGGCTGGAACAGATCACCTACCGCGAAGCCTTCATCGTTGGCGTGTGGCAGATGCTGGCCATCATCCCCGGCACCTCCCGCTCCGGTGCCACCATCGTGGGCGGCCTGCTGCTGGGTCTGTCCCGTGCCTGCGTGGCCGAGTTCACCTTCTTCCTCGCCATCCCGGTTATGGCGGGCGCGTCCCTGCTCAAGGTGGTCAAGTTCGTCCTCTCCGGCGCTGCGATGACCGGCACCGAGATCGCTGTCCTCGTGGTGGGTTGCGTGGTCGCCTTTGTGGTCAGCCTTGCCGCTATCCGCTTCCTGATGGATTACGTCAAGCGCCATAACTTCAAGTTCTTCGGCCTCTACCGCATCGTGCTGGGCCTAATCGTCCTGGCTGTGGCCGCTATCACCGCCATTGCGTAA
- a CDS encoding potassium channel family protein, giving the protein MNILVIGCDQVGAALVRDLERIGHDISLIEKDPEQLKRLDSFDDYSFGGTALVGDPTDPDILKQGGVENCDAVAAVSEDDSVNLMAAQIAKNIFRREKVICRVSDPHLQVLYHKTYELDTICPTILTEQAVFRALAK; this is encoded by the coding sequence ATGAATATTCTGGTGATCGGCTGCGACCAGGTGGGCGCGGCACTGGTGCGGGATCTGGAACGCATCGGCCATGATATTTCCCTGATCGAAAAGGACCCCGAGCAGCTCAAGCGGCTGGACAGCTTTGATGATTATTCCTTTGGCGGCACGGCCCTTGTGGGCGACCCCACCGATCCCGACATCCTCAAGCAGGGCGGCGTGGAGAACTGCGACGCTGTGGCCGCCGTGAGCGAGGATGACTCCGTGAACCTGATGGCTGCACAGATCGCAAAGAACATCTTCCGGCGCGAAAAGGTCATCTGCCGCGTCTCTGACCCGCATTTGCAGGTGCTCTACCACAAGACCTACGAGCTGGACACGATCTGCCCCACCATCCTGACAGAGCAGGCAGTGTTCCGTGCGCTGGCGAAGTGA
- a CDS encoding potassium channel family protein: protein MKVCIAGGGRVGRYLAQSLLTNHHSVVIIEPIEAQCRMLADSLDIPVICGDSISVDTLRTADVGSCNAFVAVTGSDEDNLVACQIAKREFGVDRTVARASNPKNRELLHTLGVDTVVCGTDNLSHILEREIETDTIRQLLSLGGGTASLNEILLPENFKFAGKAIMDVPIPGDAILVSITRDTEFIIPHGNTVLLPWDRILVLTQDDTLHLLTDAWELNSK, encoded by the coding sequence ATGAAAGTTTGTATTGCAGGCGGCGGGCGTGTTGGGCGGTATCTGGCCCAGAGCCTGCTGACGAACCACCATTCGGTGGTCATCATTGAACCCATCGAGGCCCAGTGCCGGATGCTGGCAGATTCGCTGGACATCCCCGTGATCTGCGGCGATTCCATCAGCGTGGACACCCTGCGCACCGCCGATGTTGGCAGCTGCAACGCCTTTGTGGCCGTGACCGGCTCGGATGAGGACAACCTCGTGGCCTGTCAGATCGCCAAGCGGGAGTTCGGCGTGGACCGCACCGTGGCCCGGGCCTCCAACCCGAAAAACCGGGAGCTGCTGCACACCTTAGGCGTGGACACCGTGGTCTGCGGCACCGACAACCTGAGCCACATTCTGGAACGGGAGATCGAGACGGATACCATCCGCCAGCTGCTCAGCCTGGGCGGCGGCACGGCCAGCCTGAACGAGATCCTGCTGCCCGAGAACTTCAAGTTTGCGGGCAAGGCCATCATGGATGTGCCCATTCCCGGCGATGCCATTCTGGTCAGCATCACCCGCGACACCGAGTTCATCATCCCCCACGGCAACACCGTTCTGCTGCCCTGGGACCGCATCCTGGTGCTGACGCAGGACGATACCTTGCACCTGCTGACCGATGCCTGGGAGCTGAACAGCAAGTGA